A single genomic interval of Bacteroidota bacterium harbors:
- a CDS encoding N-6 DNA methylase, which translates to MTVPQYMNELDARYRLGNATEHTFRGDLQRLLEALLPGIRATNEPKRQACGAPDYILMRGEIPIGFVEAKDIGDKDLEGKKKTGNKEQFDRYRASLGNLIFTDYLRFYRYRDGQLLQAIAIGEADGKRIKPLPENYPALTAMLQDFATQVDQTLTSSQQLAQLMAAKARLLADIIGRAVGSDEERHEDSSLKDQLAAFRQILIHDITPAAFADVYAQTLAYGLFAARLHDPTLPTFSRQEAAELIPKSNPFLRKLFGYIAGPELDDRIRWVVDSLVDIFLHCNVAELMQHYGKATRTEDPIIHFYETFLAAYDPALRRARGVWYTPQPVVQFIVRAVDELLKTEFALPQGLADTSRVRIQPTLPGQPAKAAPQEVHRVQLLDPATGTGTFLAQVVHHIHRSFATRQGMWPAYVEQHLLPRLNGFELLMASYAMAHLQLDLLLTHTGYTPTPQAPPGQRLRVYLTNSLEESHPDTGTLFASWLSEEANQANRIKRDTPVMCVLGNPPYSGESANKGPWMEQLMLDYKKEPGTSQKLQERNSKWINDDYVKFIRYGQYYVEKNGSGILAYICPHGYLDNPTFRGMRYSLLQAYDSLYILDLHGNSKKKETAPDGSKDDNVFDIQQGVCISLFVKTGKKKAGTPARVQHAQLYGRRPAKYEALSTHTLQDVAWQPLQPQAPNY; encoded by the coding sequence ATGACTGTACCGCAATACATGAACGAACTGGATGCCCGCTACCGCCTGGGCAATGCCACCGAGCACACCTTTCGCGGAGACCTGCAGCGGCTGCTAGAGGCCCTGCTGCCCGGCATACGCGCCACCAACGAGCCAAAACGACAGGCATGCGGGGCGCCCGACTACATCCTGATGCGGGGCGAAATACCCATAGGCTTCGTAGAGGCCAAAGACATAGGCGACAAGGACCTGGAGGGCAAAAAGAAAACCGGAAACAAAGAGCAGTTTGACCGGTACCGGGCCTCGCTGGGCAACCTCATCTTTACCGACTATCTGCGCTTCTACCGCTACCGCGATGGCCAGCTGCTGCAGGCCATAGCCATAGGCGAGGCCGACGGGAAGCGCATAAAGCCCCTGCCCGAAAACTACCCGGCCCTGACGGCCATGCTGCAGGACTTTGCCACCCAGGTAGACCAGACCCTGACCAGCAGCCAGCAGCTGGCACAGCTGATGGCCGCCAAGGCCCGCCTGCTGGCCGACATAATAGGCCGTGCCGTGGGCAGCGACGAGGAGCGACACGAAGACAGCAGCCTGAAAGACCAGCTCGCCGCCTTTCGGCAGATCTTGATACACGACATTACCCCCGCCGCCTTTGCCGATGTGTATGCACAGACCCTGGCCTACGGCCTCTTTGCCGCACGCCTGCACGACCCCACCCTGCCCACCTTCAGCCGCCAGGAGGCGGCCGAGCTGATACCCAAGTCCAACCCCTTCCTCCGCAAGCTATTCGGCTACATAGCCGGGCCCGAGCTGGACGACCGAATACGCTGGGTGGTGGATAGCCTGGTAGATATCTTCCTGCACTGCAATGTGGCCGAACTGATGCAGCACTACGGAAAGGCTACCCGTACCGAAGACCCCATCATCCACTTCTACGAAACCTTCCTGGCTGCCTACGACCCCGCCCTGCGCCGCGCACGCGGCGTGTGGTACACCCCCCAGCCCGTGGTGCAGTTTATAGTACGCGCGGTAGATGAGCTGCTGAAAACCGAGTTTGCCCTGCCACAGGGCCTGGCCGATACCAGCCGGGTGCGCATACAGCCCACCCTGCCCGGCCAGCCGGCCAAAGCTGCACCCCAGGAGGTGCACCGCGTGCAGCTGCTAGACCCCGCCACCGGCACCGGCACCTTCCTGGCACAGGTGGTGCACCACATACACCGCAGCTTTGCCACCCGCCAGGGCATGTGGCCCGCCTATGTGGAGCAGCACCTGCTGCCCAGGCTAAACGGATTTGAACTGCTGATGGCCAGCTATGCCATGGCACACCTGCAGCTAGACCTGCTGCTCACCCACACCGGCTACACCCCCACCCCACAGGCACCCCCCGGCCAGCGCCTGCGCGTGTACCTGACCAACAGCCTGGAGGAAAGCCACCCCGACACCGGAACCCTGTTTGCCAGCTGGCTGAGCGAGGAGGCCAACCAGGCAAACCGAATAAAACGCGACACCCCCGTGATGTGCGTGCTGGGAAACCCACCCTACAGCGGCGAAAGTGCCAACAAGGGCCCCTGGATGGAGCAGCTGATGCTGGACTACAAAAAGGAGCCCGGCACCAGCCAGAAACTGCAGGAACGAAACAGCAAGTGGATAAACGACGACTATGTAAAGTTTATCCGCTACGGGCAGTACTATGTAGAGAAAAACGGCAGCGGCATACTGGCCTACATCTGCCCGCATGGCTACCTGGATAACCCCACCTTTCGCGGCATGCGCTACAGCCTGCTGCAGGCCTACGATAGCCTGTATATACTAGACCTGCACGGCAATAGCAAGAAAAAAGAAACCGCCCCCGATGGCAGCAAAGACGACAATGTGTTCGACATCCAGCAGGGCGTATGCATCAGCCTGTTTGTAAAAACCGGCAAGAAAAAAGCCGGCACCCCGGCCCGGGTGCAGCATGCCCAGCTGTATGGCCGCCGCCCGGCCAAGTACGAGGCCCTGAGCACCCACACGCTACAGGACGTAGCCTGGCAGCCCCTGCAGCCCCAGGCGCCGAATTACTT
- a CDS encoding bifunctional folylpolyglutamate synthase/dihydrofolate synthase, which produces MLKTFAETVDYLYTLLPAYQHQGGQLKLSLEPAERLLKHLGNPHRKFRSVHVGGTNGKGSVTAMLSAVLQQAGYRVGLFTSPHLFSFAERLRLNGQPAPADWIVDWVNRHRPYIEAEMPSFFELTFGMACDYYAQQQVDIAIMEVGMGGRLDSTNVLQPILSVITNVSWDHAEFLGDTLPKIAAEKAGIIKPGVPCILGEYQPEVFDVFVQQAEKVQTQVFPAWYGYTCEAGEWEGLLRWYSLTHQVLLESLDLACDLGGDYQAHNLPPVMMALDMLAERGYPTTEAHILAGLQQVRQLSGLRGRFDILAAEPLTIADVAHNEAGLRSLLAQVLSFEPVQLHIVLGMVREKDRSKILPLLPPGARYYYCSPALPRALPAPVLQQEAAAQGLQGQAHASVQAARAAARAAAQAEDLILICGSVFTVAEALA; this is translated from the coding sequence ATGTTAAAGACCTTTGCCGAAACGGTAGACTACCTGTACACCCTCCTCCCCGCTTACCAGCACCAGGGGGGGCAGCTAAAGCTGAGCCTGGAACCTGCCGAGCGGCTACTGAAGCACCTGGGAAACCCGCACCGCAAGTTCAGGAGCGTGCATGTGGGCGGCACCAATGGCAAGGGCAGCGTAACCGCCATGCTGTCGGCGGTGCTGCAGCAGGCGGGCTATCGGGTGGGGCTGTTTACCAGCCCGCACCTGTTCAGCTTTGCCGAGCGCCTGCGCCTGAACGGGCAGCCCGCGCCCGCAGACTGGATTGTAGACTGGGTGAACCGGCACCGCCCGTATATAGAGGCAGAGATGCCCAGCTTCTTCGAGCTCACCTTTGGCATGGCCTGCGACTACTATGCGCAGCAGCAGGTGGATATTGCCATCATGGAGGTGGGCATGGGGGGGCGGCTAGACAGTACCAACGTGCTGCAGCCGATCCTGAGCGTGATAACGAACGTAAGCTGGGACCATGCCGAGTTTCTGGGCGATACGCTACCCAAGATAGCCGCCGAAAAGGCGGGAATCATTAAACCCGGGGTACCCTGCATACTGGGCGAATACCAGCCCGAGGTGTTCGACGTATTTGTGCAGCAGGCCGAAAAGGTTCAGACGCAGGTATTCCCCGCCTGGTATGGCTACACCTGCGAGGCGGGCGAGTGGGAGGGCCTGCTGCGCTGGTACAGCCTTACCCACCAGGTGCTGCTGGAGAGCCTGGACCTGGCCTGCGACCTGGGGGGAGACTACCAGGCCCACAACCTGCCGCCCGTGATGATGGCGCTGGATATGCTGGCCGAGCGCGGATACCCCACCACCGAGGCCCACATCCTGGCGGGGCTGCAGCAGGTGCGGCAGCTGAGTGGCCTGCGTGGCCGTTTCGACATACTGGCTGCCGAGCCACTCACCATAGCCGATGTGGCCCACAATGAGGCGGGCCTGCGCAGCCTGCTGGCCCAGGTGCTGTCTTTCGAGCCTGTGCAGCTGCACATTGTGCTAGGCATGGTGCGCGAGAAGGACCGCAGCAAGATACTGCCCCTGCTGCCCCCCGGGGCACGCTACTACTACTGTAGCCCCGCCCTGCCCCGCGCCCTGCCCGCCCCTGTGCTACAGCAGGAGGCCGCCGCCCAGGGCCTGCAGGGCCAGGCCCATGCCAGTGTGCAGGCCGCCCGGGCCGCCGCCCGGGCCGCCGCCCAGGCCGAAGACCTGATCCTGATATGCGGCAGTGTGTTTACCGTGGCCGAAGCGCTGGCCTAG